In Lacibacter sp. H375, one DNA window encodes the following:
- a CDS encoding Gfo/Idh/MocA family protein produces MQNEKRKGIGRRKFLKDTMKTAAGTAIALHLPSIVPASVFGKNAPSNRINVAAIGTGRISRGHDMPGVWKHNYTQIMAVCDLDLKRATEGKQLVNDFYTKRDNKPYDGVKVYTDFRELLLNKDIDAVLISTPDHTHAMIGAAAARAGKHIYMQKPASLTIAEGRIISNVVQKSGVKFQIGSQQRSSDQFRYAAELVRNGRIGELKTVYVGLPGDPPGGRKEEMPLPANFNYDMWLASTPEVYYTEDRVHPQVGYGRPGWLRCEQFGAGMITGWGAHHIDSAHWGMGMEASGPLEIWAQHVEFAKDGLWDVHGIFKTGAKYASGVTMMVSNEFPNGIKFEGTKGWIFVSRGDYQATSSDPNAGTVQAKKIDASDPKLLTSVIGENEFHFTVSKDHHGNWLEAIRDNKKTIAPVEEAHRACSACLLHHISMKLKRKLYWDPAKEQFKNDAEANSMLSRPQRKAYEVK; encoded by the coding sequence ATGCAAAACGAAAAAAGAAAAGGTATCGGAAGAAGAAAATTTCTAAAAGATACCATGAAAACAGCGGCAGGCACTGCAATTGCCTTGCATTTACCATCCATTGTACCTGCAAGTGTGTTTGGAAAAAATGCACCAAGCAATCGTATTAATGTTGCAGCTATTGGTACGGGCCGAATCTCACGTGGTCATGATATGCCTGGTGTTTGGAAACATAATTACACACAGATCATGGCTGTTTGTGATCTTGATCTGAAGCGAGCAACAGAAGGCAAGCAATTAGTAAATGACTTTTACACAAAGAGAGATAACAAACCTTACGATGGTGTAAAAGTTTACACAGATTTTCGTGAACTCTTATTGAATAAAGATATTGATGCAGTATTGATCAGCACACCTGATCATACACATGCAATGATTGGTGCAGCAGCAGCACGTGCAGGCAAACATATCTATATGCAAAAGCCTGCATCATTAACGATTGCTGAGGGAAGGATCATCAGTAACGTAGTACAGAAAAGTGGCGTGAAATTTCAAATAGGAAGTCAGCAACGAAGCAGTGATCAATTCCGTTATGCAGCAGAACTTGTCCGTAATGGACGCATTGGTGAATTGAAAACAGTTTATGTTGGTTTACCCGGTGATCCTCCTGGTGGTAGAAAAGAGGAGATGCCGCTTCCTGCAAATTTCAATTATGACATGTGGCTTGCATCAACACCTGAAGTTTATTACACAGAAGACAGAGTGCATCCGCAAGTTGGTTATGGTCGGCCTGGTTGGTTACGTTGCGAACAGTTTGGTGCAGGTATGATCACAGGTTGGGGTGCGCATCATATCGACAGTGCACATTGGGGCATGGGTATGGAAGCAAGTGGCCCTTTAGAAATATGGGCTCAACATGTTGAATTTGCAAAAGATGGTTTATGGGATGTACACGGCATTTTTAAAACAGGTGCGAAATATGCAAGCGGTGTTACAATGATGGTGAGTAATGAATTTCCCAACGGGATAAAATTTGAAGGAACCAAAGGATGGATCTTTGTTTCAAGAGGCGATTACCAGGCAACATCAAGCGACCCCAATGCAGGAACTGTGCAGGCCAAGAAAATTGATGCAAGCGATCCCAAACTACTTACTTCTGTCATTGGCGAAAATGAATTTCATTTTACTGTAAGCAAAGATCATCATGGTAATTGGCTGGAAGCAATTCGTGATAACAAGAAAACAATTGCACCTGTTGAAGAAGCACATCGTGCATGCTCTGCATGTTTACTTCATCACATCTCCATGAAGCTGAAACGAAAATTGTATTGGGATCCTGCAAAAGAACAATTCAAAAATGATGCAGAAGCGAACAGCATGTTATCAAGACCACAGAGAAAAGCTTATGAGGTGAAATAA
- a CDS encoding cupin domain-containing protein, with the protein MKRLLATLCFIPCFVFAQKDSVQSGAYSWQQPATPKSNISSVVLLEGKVHDFEWMQFSANSIAGKTEIKQTIPANQEQLLIVRSGTVTIHFGDSSFLLTANSVAVLMPGEKYSLSNAATTAADFFTMKYRSKKPVDAQRGGSSFVKIWENIPFKPNNNGGGRRDFFERPTAMQKRFEMHVTTLKEGLKSHEPHTHRAEEIVFIINGETEMQLGNDVVKTTAGFYYLGSNVAHAIKNTGTKSSTYFAIQFE; encoded by the coding sequence ATGAAACGATTACTTGCCACCTTATGCTTCATTCCCTGTTTTGTATTTGCACAGAAGGATTCTGTTCAATCAGGTGCATATAGCTGGCAACAACCTGCTACACCTAAAAGCAATATTTCATCTGTTGTTTTACTTGAAGGAAAAGTGCATGACTTTGAATGGATGCAATTCTCTGCAAACAGTATTGCAGGCAAAACAGAAATAAAACAAACCATCCCTGCAAATCAGGAGCAGCTACTGATTGTACGATCGGGTACTGTCACCATTCACTTTGGAGATTCCAGCTTTTTATTGACAGCGAATAGTGTGGCTGTGTTAATGCCCGGCGAAAAATACAGCTTATCAAATGCAGCAACAACGGCCGCAGATTTTTTCACCATGAAATACCGCAGCAAAAAACCTGTGGATGCCCAACGTGGCGGAAGTTCTTTTGTGAAAATATGGGAGAACATCCCTTTTAAACCAAACAATAATGGTGGAGGTCGTCGTGATTTTTTTGAAAGACCTACTGCTATGCAGAAACGTTTTGAAATGCACGTAACCACTCTGAAAGAGGGATTGAAAAGTCATGAACCACATACGCATCGTGCAGAAGAAATTGTGTTCATCATTAATGGGGAAACAGAAATGCAGTTGGGGAATGATGTGGTGAAAACAACTGCAGGTTTCTATTATCTCGGCAGTAATGTGGCACACGCTATAAAAAATACCGGCACAAAATCAAGTACCTATTTTGCTATTCAGTTTGAATAA
- a CDS encoding Gfo/Idh/MocA family protein: MRSNKSGRRKFLQDATKASGLMLFAPMAGKFKSIQSTEKKKELVIPPGKIKFAVISINHPHIYGMTDAIKRGGGELVAVYAKEADLLAAFSKAYPEAKLAKTENEILEDNSIQLVLSSGIPDERAPLGIRVMKHGKDYLTDKPGIITLQQLAEVKKVQKETKRIYSIMYSERLENKGTEKASQLVKAGAIGNVIQTINLAPHRISNKFGTSGLAVRPDWFWDKKRYGGILTDIGSHQFDQYLHFTNTTEATVLMSQVGNVHFPEAPLFEDFGDVMLSGNGGVGYIRVDWFTPNGLDSWGDGRLTILGTDGYIEVRKNIDILSGKKGGNQLYLVNQKETLHMDCNNEALPFGPLFVDDVLNRTETAMSQAHCFLATELALIAQKKAKVLNLKK; the protein is encoded by the coding sequence ATGCGCAGCAATAAATCAGGCAGAAGAAAATTTTTGCAGGACGCTACAAAAGCGTCCGGCTTAATGCTGTTTGCACCAATGGCCGGCAAGTTTAAATCTATCCAATCTACAGAAAAGAAAAAGGAACTTGTTATTCCACCGGGCAAAATAAAATTTGCAGTCATCAGTATCAATCATCCACATATTTATGGAATGACGGATGCAATCAAAAGAGGCGGTGGAGAATTAGTGGCTGTTTATGCAAAGGAAGCTGATTTACTGGCTGCGTTTTCGAAAGCATATCCCGAAGCGAAACTGGCAAAAACTGAAAACGAAATTTTAGAAGATAATTCCATTCAGTTAGTGTTAAGCTCAGGTATTCCGGATGAAAGAGCTCCGCTCGGTATTCGTGTGATGAAACATGGTAAAGATTATTTAACCGATAAGCCCGGCATTATTACGCTACAACAATTAGCTGAAGTAAAGAAAGTGCAAAAAGAAACAAAGCGGATCTACTCGATCATGTACAGTGAAAGGCTTGAGAACAAAGGCACAGAAAAAGCAAGTCAATTGGTAAAGGCAGGTGCAATCGGCAACGTAATACAAACAATAAATTTAGCTCCGCACAGGATCAGTAACAAGTTTGGCACTTCGGGTTTGGCTGTTAGACCCGATTGGTTCTGGGATAAAAAACGTTATGGTGGAATATTAACTGATATTGGTTCGCATCAATTTGATCAGTACTTACATTTTACAAATACAACTGAAGCAACTGTGTTGATGTCGCAGGTAGGGAATGTGCATTTCCCAGAAGCTCCCCTATTCGAAGATTTTGGAGATGTGATGCTGAGCGGAAATGGTGGCGTGGGTTATATAAGGGTAGATTGGTTTACACCCAACGGGCTCGATAGCTGGGGCGATGGACGATTAACCATTTTAGGTACCGACGGATATATTGAGGTAAGAAAGAACATCGACATTCTTTCCGGCAAAAAAGGTGGTAATCAATTATATCTCGTTAACCAAAAAGAAACGCTTCATATGGATTGTAACAATGAAGCACTTCCGTTTGGGCCATTATTTGTTGATGATGTTTTAAACCGGACTGAAACTGCCATGAGCCAGGCGCATTGTTTTTTAGCAACAGAGCTTGCTTTAATAGCACAGAAAAAAGCAAAGGTTCTGAATTTGAAGAAATAA
- a CDS encoding glucuronyl esterase domain-containing protein, producing the protein MNLNKLVFLLVTMFGVNSIATAQVTTIDSSKYPKLTVFNVQQDQANMMQQLGIKKLRPGKSGNEKDPNHANYDEALANPCPQLPDVLTLKNGKKVTTADMWWKQRRPELIEEFEREVYGRIPNNVPKVTWTVKILDREVVNRIPVIAKEIVGHADNSAYPLINVDIKMVLVVPTNVKGPVPVLIMFGRPVLPAPAQPSPDDLEKINAAYKEMMIKSDPAMKEIFEKYPAYQPITRLPAPNFFAPAKPDEELTPQEKLLAAGWGYLTIDPGTIQPDNGAGLTRGIIGLTNMGQPRKPEDWGALRAWGWGASRALDYLETEPLVNAKQVGIEGVSRYGKAALVTMAFDQRFAVGLIGSSGKGGATLHRRVFGESVENLTGGGGYHWMAGNYLKYGAEESTFGKKTGCDLPVDSHELIALCAPRLTFISYGIPEKGDANWLDQKGSYQATIAAGTAFKLLGAKDLGVSNDYMNEKMPPMLTDMLNGHLAWRQHDGGHTDAPNFKFFIPWASKWLNYEKKTQ; encoded by the coding sequence ATGAACTTGAATAAGCTTGTATTCCTGTTAGTGACAATGTTCGGAGTTAACTCGATTGCAACGGCACAGGTAACTACAATTGACAGCAGTAAATATCCAAAGCTCACTGTATTCAATGTACAACAGGATCAGGCAAACATGATGCAGCAATTGGGTATTAAAAAATTACGACCTGGAAAAAGCGGTAATGAGAAAGATCCGAATCATGCGAATTATGATGAGGCGTTGGCGAATCCTTGTCCGCAGTTGCCCGATGTACTTACATTAAAGAATGGAAAGAAAGTGACAACTGCTGATATGTGGTGGAAGCAACGCAGGCCTGAGTTGATTGAAGAGTTTGAACGGGAAGTGTATGGACGTATTCCAAACAATGTTCCAAAAGTAACTTGGACCGTTAAGATACTCGACAGAGAAGTAGTGAATCGCATTCCTGTTATTGCAAAAGAAATCGTTGGGCATGCAGATAACAGTGCCTACCCATTGATCAATGTTGATATAAAAATGGTGTTGGTTGTTCCAACAAATGTAAAAGGACCTGTACCTGTATTGATCATGTTTGGCAGACCAGTATTACCAGCACCTGCACAACCATCGCCTGATGATCTGGAGAAAATAAATGCAGCATACAAAGAAATGATGATCAAGTCTGATCCTGCAATGAAAGAAATTTTTGAAAAGTATCCCGCTTATCAACCCATTACACGTCTCCCCGCTCCTAACTTTTTTGCACCTGCAAAACCCGATGAAGAGTTAACACCACAGGAAAAATTATTGGCTGCGGGCTGGGGTTATCTAACTATCGATCCCGGAACAATACAACCGGATAACGGTGCAGGATTAACAAGAGGAATCATTGGCTTAACCAATATGGGTCAACCACGCAAGCCGGAAGATTGGGGTGCATTGCGAGCATGGGGATGGGGTGCAAGTCGTGCATTGGATTATTTGGAAACAGAACCATTAGTGAATGCAAAGCAAGTTGGCATTGAAGGTGTATCAAGATATGGTAAAGCAGCATTGGTAACAATGGCATTTGATCAACGTTTTGCAGTTGGATTAATTGGTTCATCAGGAAAAGGTGGTGCAACATTGCATCGTCGTGTGTTTGGTGAGTCAGTGGAAAATTTAACCGGAGGTGGCGGTTATCATTGGATGGCCGGTAACTATTTAAAATACGGAGCCGAAGAATCAACCTTTGGCAAAAAAACAGGTTGTGATCTTCCTGTTGATTCGCATGAACTGATTGCATTATGTGCACCACGTCTAACATTCATCAGTTATGGCATTCCGGAAAAAGGTGATGCTAACTGGCTCGATCAAAAAGGAAGTTACCAGGCAACCATTGCTGCAGGCACAGCATTCAAACTATTAGGTGCAAAAGATCTTGGTGTAAGTAATGATTACATGAATGAAAAAATGCCACCGATGCTTACCGATATGTTGAATGGACATTTGGCATGGCGTCAACATGATGGAGGACACACTGATGCGCCCAACTTTAAATTCTTTATTCCATGGGCAAGCAAGTGGTTGAACTATGAAAAGAAAACCCAATAA
- a CDS encoding sialate O-acetylesterase, with protein MNYKKINIAFVLLLSMSLHSLFAQVKLPQIVRDSMILQRDVPVNIWGWSAVNEKVTVMFNGKTYKTKGNAEGKWIIKLPATKAGGPYTIDINASNKISLKEILFGDVWFCSGQSNMVHQLNIHDVTYAKEIAEANDPQIRQFWVPTLTSLQGPQQNLPSGYWKAAVGEDIRPFSAVAYFFAKHLHEKYKVPIGIINASVGGTPIEAWTSEEGLKDFAALQTTITKNKDTAYINSLNRRPTNMPRIAPPVDAGLNGTTKWFDLNYIPKGWRNINIPGYWEDQGIKDLNGVVWYRKEIDIPASMIGKAAKVFLGRIIDADELYINGVRVGNTTYQYPQRRYTVPATVLKAGKNVFVIRVTNNAGKGGFVTDKPYCIFSGTDTVDLKGTWQYKVGLVNRPFAGGGFGGGGINAQNQPAALYNAMVAPEINYTIKGFCWYQGESNAGRPQEYGALQSAQIRDWRNKWNQGELPFLYVQLPGFMDYNYLPSESGWATLRQQQLQTLAVPNTAMAVAIDLGEWNDIHPDNKKDVGIRLALAARKLAYNENLVYSGPLFQSAKIDGNKIVVSFQHTGSGLITNDGEELSEFAIAGADKKFVWAKAKIDGDKVIVWSDEVKEPMYVRYAWADNPVQPNLYNKQGLPASPFTNEK; from the coding sequence ATGAACTACAAAAAAATAAATATTGCTTTTGTTTTGCTCCTGTCAATGAGTTTACACTCTCTTTTTGCACAGGTAAAACTTCCCCAGATCGTAAGGGACAGTATGATCCTGCAAAGAGATGTTCCGGTAAACATCTGGGGATGGAGTGCAGTGAATGAAAAAGTAACTGTAATGTTTAATGGCAAAACATACAAGACAAAAGGTAATGCTGAAGGTAAATGGATAATAAAACTACCGGCAACAAAAGCAGGTGGACCTTATACCATTGATATAAACGCCAGCAATAAGATCAGCCTCAAAGAAATTTTATTTGGTGATGTATGGTTTTGCAGCGGTCAATCAAATATGGTGCATCAACTCAATATTCACGATGTAACCTATGCAAAAGAAATAGCGGAAGCAAATGATCCGCAGATCCGCCAGTTCTGGGTACCAACACTCACCAGTTTGCAAGGCCCGCAACAAAATTTACCAAGTGGTTACTGGAAAGCAGCCGTGGGTGAAGACATTCGACCCTTCTCTGCAGTAGCTTATTTCTTTGCCAAACATTTACACGAAAAATACAAAGTACCCATCGGCATTATCAATGCAAGTGTTGGAGGCACACCGATAGAAGCATGGACGAGCGAAGAAGGATTGAAAGATTTTGCAGCATTGCAAACCACCATCACAAAAAATAAAGACACGGCTTATATCAACAGTTTAAATCGTCGTCCAACAAATATGCCCCGTATCGCTCCTCCCGTTGATGCAGGTTTAAACGGAACAACAAAATGGTTTGACCTAAACTATATTCCCAAAGGTTGGCGCAACATCAACATACCCGGTTATTGGGAAGACCAGGGTATTAAAGATCTCAACGGTGTTGTTTGGTATAGAAAAGAAATTGACATCCCTGCATCTATGATTGGTAAAGCTGCCAAAGTTTTTCTTGGACGGATCATTGATGCAGATGAATTATACATCAATGGTGTGCGTGTGGGCAACACAACCTATCAATATCCGCAACGCAGATACACTGTTCCTGCAACTGTTTTAAAAGCAGGTAAAAATGTTTTCGTTATTCGTGTAACTAACAATGCAGGTAAAGGTGGTTTTGTAACTGATAAACCGTATTGTATTTTCTCCGGAACAGATACAGTTGATCTCAAGGGAACATGGCAGTACAAAGTGGGTCTTGTAAACCGGCCATTTGCCGGAGGTGGTTTTGGTGGTGGCGGTATCAATGCACAAAATCAACCGGCGGCATTGTACAATGCAATGGTTGCTCCTGAAATAAATTATACCATCAAAGGCTTTTGTTGGTACCAGGGCGAAAGCAATGCAGGCAGGCCACAGGAATACGGGGCTTTGCAATCTGCACAAATTCGTGACTGGCGCAACAAATGGAACCAAGGTGAATTACCTTTTCTGTATGTGCAATTGCCGGGCTTTATGGATTATAATTATCTCCCTTCCGAAAGTGGATGGGCCACGCTTCGTCAACAGCAATTACAAACACTCGCTGTTCCAAATACAGCAATGGCAGTTGCCATTGATCTGGGTGAGTGGAACGATATTCATCCGGATAATAAAAAAGATGTGGGTATTCGTTTGGCATTGGCAGCACGCAAACTTGCTTATAATGAAAATCTCGTTTACTCAGGTCCGTTATTTCAATCGGCAAAAATTGACGGCAATAAGATCGTTGTTTCATTTCAACATACCGGCAGCGGTTTAATTACAAATGATGGGGAAGAGTTGAGTGAGTTCGCTATTGCAGGGGCTGATAAAAAATTTGTATGGGCAAAAGCAAAAATTGATGGCGATAAAGTAATTGTGTGGAGTGATGAAGTGAAAGAGCCAATGTATGTGCGCTATGCCTGGGCCGATAACCCGGTGCAACCAAACCTCTATAATAAACAAGGATTACCTGCGTCGCCTTTTACAAATGAAAAATAA
- a CDS encoding glycoside hydrolase family 3 C-terminal domain-containing protein: MKSFLTTIAIVFGLTATAQDYKSFPMWNTKLSIEKRVNDVVSRLTLEEKVAQMLNATPAVPRLGIPAYDWWNEVLHGVARTPFKTTVFPQAIGMAATWDTNSLHRMADYSALEGRAIYSKAVEQGRTAERYLGLTYWTPNINIFRDPRWGRGQETYGEDPFLTAMLGRSFVRGLQGEDPKYLKAAACAKHYAVHSGPEPSRHSDNFNPTAYDLWDTYLPAFKELIVDANVAGVMCAYNAVDKQPCCGNDQLMNDILRKQWKFNGYVTSDCWAVDDFYKYHKTHKDATTSAVDAVIHGTDLECGVTVYKTLVDAVKTGLITEAQLDISLKRLFTIRYRLGMFDPVSMVKYAQTPSSVLESAQHKAHALKMAQQSIVLLKNEKNTLPLSKKIKKIVVLGPNADNSIAVLGNYNGTPSEIITILKGIQNKVGSSVEVVYEKAINFTNDTSLVYADVSNQYMYEGKKGFKAEYYSNKDLQGEPAVVQTEAGVDHFWQEGQQVLGNIRANNFSVRYTTNFTAATDGSILFEIEADDGYKLSIDDKEALNAWTRNRWGARTYKLNTEKGKTYKLVLEYWQGEGKANVKLKAGNLAQLNYADLLKKVSDADAIVYAGGISPQLEGEEMRVDYPGFNGGDRTTIALPTVQTELMKKLHATGKPVVFVMLTGSAIATPWESENIPAIVNAWYGGQSAGTAVADVLFGDYNPAGRLPVTFYKSDNDLPGFSDYSMEGRTYRYFKGEALYPFGHGLSYTTFNYSGLQLPKTIAANKPVTVTVTVKNTGKRDGDEVVQLYVSHQQTKSKAPIRALKGFKRIALKAGESKTVSFKLTPEELALVNETTGKYYQPKGKVQISVGGGQPGVKNKTTSNVVSSQLLIQ, from the coding sequence ATGAAATCATTTCTCACCACCATTGCAATAGTTTTTGGCTTAACCGCAACAGCACAGGATTACAAATCGTTCCCGATGTGGAATACAAAACTCTCCATTGAAAAACGGGTGAATGATGTGGTAAGCCGTTTAACACTGGAAGAAAAAGTAGCCCAGATGTTGAATGCAACTCCTGCTGTTCCACGTCTCGGCATTCCTGCTTATGATTGGTGGAATGAAGTATTGCATGGTGTTGCAAGAACACCATTCAAAACAACTGTATTTCCACAGGCGATCGGAATGGCCGCTACCTGGGATACCAATTCATTGCACCGCATGGCCGATTATTCTGCATTGGAAGGTAGAGCGATTTACAGCAAAGCAGTTGAACAGGGACGAACTGCTGAACGATATCTTGGACTTACTTACTGGACACCCAACATCAACATCTTTCGTGATCCACGCTGGGGCCGTGGACAGGAAACATACGGCGAAGATCCATTCCTAACGGCAATGCTTGGGCGCTCTTTTGTACGTGGCTTACAAGGTGAAGATCCGAAGTATTTAAAAGCGGCAGCGTGTGCAAAACATTATGCGGTACACAGCGGACCTGAACCGAGTCGTCACTCCGATAATTTTAATCCAACGGCTTATGATCTGTGGGATACTTATCTGCCTGCATTCAAAGAATTGATCGTTGATGCAAATGTGGCGGGTGTAATGTGTGCTTACAATGCTGTTGATAAACAACCTTGCTGCGGTAATGACCAACTGATGAATGATATTCTCCGCAAACAATGGAAGTTCAATGGTTATGTAACAAGCGATTGCTGGGCAGTAGATGATTTCTATAAATATCACAAAACACATAAAGATGCAACAACATCAGCTGTTGATGCCGTGATCCACGGAACTGACTTAGAGTGCGGCGTTACGGTTTATAAAACATTGGTGGATGCTGTGAAGACCGGATTGATCACAGAAGCACAACTCGATATTTCACTGAAGCGTTTGTTTACGATCCGTTACCGTTTGGGTATGTTCGATCCGGTATCAATGGTGAAATATGCACAAACACCTTCTTCAGTTTTAGAAAGTGCACAACATAAAGCGCATGCATTAAAAATGGCGCAGCAATCGATCGTGCTGTTGAAGAATGAAAAAAACACATTGCCACTTAGCAAAAAAATAAAAAAGATCGTTGTGCTGGGTCCGAATGCTGATAACAGCATTGCGGTTCTTGGAAACTACAATGGTACACCTTCTGAAATTATAACCATTCTGAAAGGAATTCAAAACAAGGTTGGCAGTAGCGTTGAGGTTGTGTATGAAAAGGCGATCAATTTTACCAACGATACATCTTTGGTGTATGCTGATGTGAGTAACCAGTATATGTATGAAGGCAAAAAAGGATTCAAAGCAGAATATTATTCGAATAAAGATCTGCAAGGAGAACCTGCTGTTGTACAAACTGAAGCAGGCGTTGATCATTTCTGGCAGGAAGGACAACAGGTGCTGGGTAACATACGAGCAAATAATTTTTCAGTTCGCTATACAACCAACTTTACTGCTGCAACTGATGGATCCATTTTGTTTGAAATAGAAGCTGATGACGGCTATAAACTTTCCATTGATGACAAAGAAGCGCTGAATGCATGGACAAGAAACCGTTGGGGTGCAAGAACCTATAAACTAAACACAGAAAAAGGGAAAACCTACAAACTGGTATTGGAATATTGGCAGGGTGAAGGAAAGGCCAATGTGAAATTAAAAGCAGGCAACTTGGCACAACTGAATTATGCTGACTTACTCAAAAAAGTAAGCGACGCTGATGCGATTGTTTATGCCGGTGGCATCTCTCCACAATTGGAAGGTGAAGAAATGCGTGTGGATTATCCGGGCTTTAATGGTGGTGATCGTACAACCATTGCTTTACCAACTGTACAAACTGAATTGATGAAGAAACTACATGCAACCGGAAAGCCGGTTGTATTTGTAATGCTCACAGGTAGTGCTATTGCTACGCCATGGGAAAGTGAAAACATTCCCGCCATTGTAAATGCATGGTATGGCGGACAAAGTGCAGGCACTGCTGTTGCAGATGTTTTGTTTGGCGACTATAATCCGGCAGGTCGTTTACCTGTTACATTTTACAAGAGTGATAATGATCTTCCCGGTTTCAGTGATTATTCAATGGAAGGAAGAACCTATCGTTATTTCAAAGGCGAAGCATTGTATCCGTTTGGTCATGGTTTGAGTTATACAACGTTTAACTACAGTGGTTTGCAGTTACCTAAAACCATTGCAGCAAACAAACCCGTTACTGTTACAGTAACCGTGAAAAATACAGGAAAGCGTGATGGAGATGAAGTAGTGCAGTTGTATGTATCACATCAACAAACAAAAAGCAAAGCACCAATTCGTGCATTGAAAGGATTTAAACGCATAGCATTGAAAGCAGGTGAAAGTAAAACCGTCAGTTTTAAACTTACTCCTGAAGAATTAGCATTGGTGAATGAAACAACAGGAAAGTATTATCAACCGAAAGGAAAAGTACAGATCAGTGTAGGTGGCGGGCAACCGGGTGTGAAAAATAAAACAACAAGCAATGTAGTAAGCTCACAGCTTCTTATTCAATAA
- a CDS encoding TolB family protein translates to MKKIILMSCSLMCFYSTSSQTSLGMFDEHADVGNPTLKGNTVYNKEDQTYLMSGAGKNIWSKADQFQFVWKKIKGDFIIKATVRFIGKGVDGHRKLGVMARDKLTTDSRYIDGSFHGGLPLLTSLQYRQSDGDTTGQLIISSIHPTEIEFERSGNTFTFSAATYGENYKTVSKEMELNEEALVGLYLCSHNETVMEQAVFSNVRVIIPPAKNWVPYRDYIGSHLEVMDITTGHRKILHSAPNSLQAPNWTPDNKNLLLSSDGLLYKYDLKTGAIAKINTGAINDLNNDHVLSMDGKMLGISNHLGNRSTIYTLPAEGSDNPTQITADSLAPSYLHGWSPDKKTLIFTGLRNNQWDIVAIDIASKKETLLTNTTTLDDGSEYSPDGKWIYFNSVRTGTMKIWRMKPDGSNQEQVTFDEYNDWFPHFSPDGKWIVYISFPKDIDPTTHPFYEKVYLRLMPASGGVPKNIAYLFGGQGTINVPSWSPDSKKIAFISNTKYP, encoded by the coding sequence ATGAAAAAAATAATATTAATGTCCTGTTCTCTCATGTGTTTCTATTCCACAAGTTCGCAAACCAGCCTGGGCATGTTTGATGAACATGCTGATGTAGGCAACCCGACATTAAAAGGAAATACAGTTTACAATAAAGAAGACCAGACCTACCTCATGTCTGGGGCAGGAAAAAACATCTGGTCAAAAGCGGACCAGTTCCAGTTTGTTTGGAAAAAAATAAAAGGGGATTTTATTATCAAAGCAACAGTACGTTTTATCGGCAAGGGGGTAGATGGCCATAGAAAACTCGGCGTAATGGCCAGGGATAAATTAACAACCGACTCCCGTTATATAGATGGCTCCTTTCACGGAGGTTTGCCCTTGCTCACTTCGTTACAATACAGGCAATCGGATGGCGATACTACCGGCCAGCTGATTATTTCCTCTATTCATCCAACCGAAATAGAATTTGAACGCAGTGGAAATACGTTTACTTTTTCCGCTGCAACTTATGGTGAAAATTATAAAACCGTAAGCAAAGAAATGGAGCTGAATGAAGAAGCCTTAGTTGGTCTTTATTTATGTTCTCATAATGAAACCGTAATGGAACAGGCTGTGTTCAGCAATGTTCGGGTTATAATACCACCGGCTAAAAACTGGGTGCCGTACAGAGATTATATCGGCAGCCATTTAGAAGTAATGGATATTACAACAGGTCATCGAAAAATTTTACACTCTGCTCCAAATTCTTTGCAGGCGCCCAACTGGACTCCGGATAATAAAAATCTTTTACTCAGTTCTGATGGTTTGCTGTATAAGTATGATTTGAAAACCGGTGCCATTGCAAAAATAAATACAGGAGCAATTAATGATCTCAACAACGACCATGTGCTGTCAATGGATGGTAAAATGCTTGGCATCAGCAATCATTTAGGAAACAGGTCAACAATTTATACTTTACCAGCGGAAGGGTCAGATAACCCAACGCAAATAACCGCCGATAGCCTGGCTCCATCATACCTGCACGGCTGGAGCCCCGATAAGAAAACATTAATATTTACCGGGCTGCGCAATAATCAATGGGATATTGTTGCCATTGATATTGCCAGTAAAAAAGAAACACTTTTAACCAACACAACAACGCTGGATGATGGATCTGAATATTCTCCGGATGGCAAATGGATTTACTTTAATTCAGTGAGAACAGGTACTATGAAAATATGGCGGATGAAACCGGATGGCAGCAACCAGGAGCAAGTAACCTTTGATGAATACAATGACTGGTTCCCTCATTTTTCACCTGATGGTAAATGGATCGTTTATATTTCTTTTCCAAAAGATATCGACCCCACCACGCATCCGTTTTATGAAAAAGTTTATTTAAGGTTGATGCCCGCAAGTGGTGGAGTACCGAAAAATATTGCGTACCTGTTTGGCGGGCAGGGAACCATTAATGTGCCATCCTGGTCGCCGGATAGTAAAAAGATTGCCTTTATCAGCAATACAAAATACCCCTAA